From Roseburia hominis, the proteins below share one genomic window:
- a CDS encoding metallophosphoesterase has product MNILHLSDIHFGRNYECYRIKEEFNKKDQILDELIECVTDLKAFKPEHIVVTGDIAWHGKKKEYDEALIWFSKLLQATGLTGKDITFCVGNHDVNRAYASTNMNYTDKTIQAIDEIYDFSHVHEMEPPIYEYDKFCEKLGVEPFAYPCGNKIEYSYSVGYKDVKFSSGNVIRFVAFNTALLSFIPEISEDKMWIGQRQIQELMRYGIIPGTDVHYTIALFHHAERFLHPNEICEYDGRPATLNLLRKKVDLILCGHTETGGKPVFQRQLGGGMMLTAGAAYYNDTHPNAFSILGIADNQKEIFINPFTYQNGWKSYDIEKEPTEIKKLCELPALGEIKEECKFVLKSDDKKYEIPLKRVSVYSYIKDGVPYVRLDNRKEVLRYLDICCEGPMNGGTTNVPVMLAPKMERNVRAMIEREEYFDFMVKNMTDEHSTEFYIESESGVKIISGSRLKGTIEMDNDSLEMLRKIEKVEKFFDIKFYRPDNIYERDYAQIEVLNELIEAGYTEKIPLGKNVISNFDKLEEIQKFYEKAKVENAFCLIYEGLYECELFGVKFDIGRVLIIAGKYHVDIEDVKYKVDTFREGDSRQILFKAYEDFRSYFVIDSEKAKMKVIMEPEYTPFSVKKLNLKFGFIYEKAEKKN; this is encoded by the coding sequence ATGAATATTTTACATTTGTCAGATATACATTTTGGTAGAAATTATGAATGTTATAGAATAAAAGAGGAATTTAATAAAAAAGATCAAATTTTGGATGAGTTGATCGAATGCGTAACGGATTTGAAGGCGTTTAAACCGGAACATATTGTTGTAACCGGAGACATTGCTTGGCATGGAAAGAAAAAAGAATATGATGAAGCATTAATATGGTTCTCAAAATTGTTACAGGCGACAGGTTTAACAGGAAAAGATATTACTTTCTGTGTGGGTAATCATGATGTAAACCGTGCGTATGCGAGTACCAATATGAATTACACGGACAAAACGATACAAGCGATTGATGAGATTTATGATTTTAGCCATGTGCATGAAATGGAACCGCCTATTTATGAATATGACAAGTTTTGTGAAAAATTGGGCGTTGAACCGTTTGCATATCCTTGCGGTAATAAAATTGAATATAGCTATAGTGTAGGGTATAAAGATGTGAAATTTTCATCGGGAAATGTAATAAGATTTGTTGCTTTTAATACAGCTTTACTATCTTTCATACCAGAAATCTCAGAAGATAAAATGTGGATTGGGCAGAGACAAATTCAAGAACTTATGCGGTATGGAATAATACCAGGAACAGATGTACATTACACTATCGCATTGTTTCATCATGCTGAGCGATTTTTACATCCAAATGAAATATGCGAATATGATGGCAGACCAGCAACGCTCAATTTACTTAGAAAAAAGGTTGATTTAATTTTATGTGGACATACGGAAACCGGAGGGAAACCCGTGTTTCAGCGTCAATTAGGTGGAGGTATGATGTTAACTGCTGGTGCAGCTTATTATAATGACACGCATCCTAATGCTTTTTCAATATTGGGTATTGCAGACAATCAAAAGGAAATATTTATAAATCCTTTTACATATCAAAACGGATGGAAATCATATGATATAGAAAAAGAGCCTACAGAAATCAAAAAATTATGTGAGCTACCAGCTTTAGGTGAAATCAAAGAAGAGTGCAAATTTGTCCTCAAATCAGATGATAAAAAATATGAAATACCGCTTAAAAGAGTATCAGTTTATAGTTATATAAAAGACGGTGTACCATATGTCAGATTAGATAATCGAAAAGAAGTATTGCGCTATTTAGATATTTGTTGCGAAGGACCGATGAACGGAGGTACAACAAATGTTCCTGTAATGTTAGCTCCCAAAATGGAACGAAACGTTCGGGCAATGATAGAACGAGAAGAATATTTTGACTTTATGGTAAAAAATATGACTGATGAACATAGTACTGAATTTTACATTGAAAGTGAATCAGGTGTAAAGATTATTTCAGGGTCAAGATTAAAGGGAACAATCGAGATGGATAATGATTCTCTTGAAATGCTTAGAAAAATTGAAAAAGTCGAAAAATTCTTTGATATTAAATTTTACAGACCGGACAACATCTATGAGAGAGATTATGCACAAATTGAGGTGTTAAATGAGCTGATTGAGGCCGGCTATACCGAGAAGATTCCGTTGGGTAAGAATGTTATATCAAATTTTGACAAGTTAGAAGAGATACAGAAATTTTATGAAAAAGCAAAGGTTGAAAATGCGTTCTGTTTGATATATGAAGGCCTTTACGAATGTGAGCTTTTTGGGGTTAAGTTTGATATAGGAAGGGTATTAATCATAGCTGGAAAATACCATGTGGATATAGAAGATGTGAAGTATAAAGTAGATACATTTAGAGAGGGTGATTCACGACAGATTTTGTTTAAAGCATACGAAGATTTTCGTAGTTATTTTGTTATTGATAGCGAAAAAGCAAAAATGAAAGTTATTATGGAACCAGAATATACTCCATTTTCTGTGAAAAAATTAAATCTAAAATTTGGCTTTATTTATGAGAAAGCTGAAAAGAAAAACTAA